A genome region from Aliivibrio salmonicida LFI1238 includes the following:
- a CDS encoding response regulator produces the protein MDDNYTIIIADDHPLFRNALFQSIHMAISGANLLEADSLDALLTVLEKEPDPDLLLLDLKMPGSNGMSGLIHLRSQYPDLPIVVVSASEESSIVSQAKSHGAFGFIPKSSDMRSLISALNQILAGDSYFPEGSIKNNQACDDLATRISSLTPQQYKVLGMLSDGLLNKQIAYDLDVSEATIKAHMTAIFRKLGVKNRTQAVIFLQQTES, from the coding sequence ATGGACGACAACTACACCATCATTATCGCGGACGATCATCCCTTATTTCGCAATGCGCTTTTTCAATCCATTCATATGGCGATCAGCGGAGCCAATCTACTCGAAGCCGATTCTCTAGATGCACTCTTAACCGTATTAGAAAAAGAGCCCGATCCCGACTTATTATTACTCGATCTTAAAATGCCGGGCAGTAACGGAATGTCTGGTTTAATTCACCTTCGCTCTCAATATCCAGACCTGCCTATTGTGGTTGTCTCTGCCAGCGAAGAAAGCAGCATTGTCTCTCAAGCAAAGAGCCATGGGGCTTTTGGCTTTATTCCAAAATCAAGTGACATGCGATCATTAATTTCAGCGTTGAACCAAATTTTGGCAGGGGATTCTTATTTTCCAGAAGGCTCAATTAAAAACAACCAGGCGTGTGATGATCTCGCGACAAGAATCAGCAGTCTTACTCCTCAGCAATATAAAGTGCTTGGTATGCTGTCAGATGGCCTACTCAACAAGCAAATTGCGTATGATTTAGACGTATCAGAAGCAACGATCAAAGCTCACATGACCGCAATTTTTCGAAAATTAGGCGTAAAAAATCGTACTCAAGCGGTTATTTTTCTACAACAGACTGAAAGTTAA
- a CDS encoding MarC family protein, whose product MISILVTQFVVLWAVIDPIGSVPVYLSQTQHLSAKQRKAVALKAVAIATSVLLFFLVIGQLLLEAMQIPLPAFQVAGGLVLLIFALTMIFGESKPEQEQKLSEDISHSDLANLAVYPLAIPSIASPGAMMAIVMLTDNSRYSFIDQSITAAVMIVVLIITLCLLLGATFIHKIIGNVGAAIISRVMGLILAAVAVNNLLMGIKNFYF is encoded by the coding sequence ATGATAAGTATCCTCGTTACTCAATTCGTTGTTCTTTGGGCTGTTATCGATCCTATCGGTTCAGTACCTGTCTATCTTTCACAAACTCAACATTTATCAGCCAAACAAAGAAAAGCGGTCGCACTAAAAGCCGTTGCGATTGCAACCTCTGTGCTGTTATTTTTCCTCGTTATAGGTCAGTTACTATTAGAAGCAATGCAAATCCCTTTGCCCGCGTTCCAAGTTGCTGGTGGATTGGTTCTTCTTATCTTTGCCTTAACGATGATTTTTGGTGAAAGCAAACCAGAACAAGAACAAAAATTGAGTGAAGACATCAGTCATTCTGACTTAGCTAATTTGGCAGTGTACCCATTAGCTATTCCATCGATCGCCTCTCCTGGCGCCATGATGGCCATCGTAATGTTAACTGACAATTCTCGTTATTCTTTTATAGATCAGTCAATTACTGCCGCGGTAATGATTGTTGTGCTGATCATTACCTTATGTTTATTACTTGGTGCGACCTTTATCCATAAAATTATTGGCAATGTTGGTGCTGCAATAATTAGCCGTGTAATGGGGTTAATCTTAGCGGCAGTGGCGGTCAATAATCTTCTTATGGGGATTAAAAATTTCTACTTTTAA
- a CDS encoding IS4 family transposase has translation MDVSQALNIINDWKPSNVETLADLLPIHLIDEAYSLTDTVTMRKRKLTLESMVWLLVGMAIYNNKSMKDLVNQLDIVDRTGKAFVAPSALTQRRKNLGEAAMKAVFERMTSSWLKSANLPKWNGLTLLGVDGVVWRAPDNQKNEEAFSRQKGTQYPQVRMVCQMELSSHLITASAFDNYNTNEMILAEKLIDSTPDHSVTMFDKGFYSLGLLHKWQMTGSERHWLIPLKKNTQYEIIRSLGRNDKLVILRSNPRARKLFSNLPETMTARLVTRKIKGKDYQVLTSMIDPLRYPLKDIVGLYEHRWEIELGYREQKQYMLGNRLTLRSRLPELVKQELWGILLTYNLIRYQMVELCFNLKGNYLPYQLSFNGTLAHVSALLVGLPYSTPGAIPRQLKGFHQMAESLILDRRRERTFPRMVKPRPQRYARNKNAIHP, from the coding sequence ATGGATGTTTCTCAAGCTCTAAACATAATCAATGACTGGAAACCTAGCAACGTAGAGACTCTCGCTGATTTACTTCCAATCCATCTGATTGATGAGGCTTATTCTCTCACTGATACGGTGACGATGAGGAAGCGAAAGCTTACTCTTGAATCAATGGTATGGTTACTTGTTGGTATGGCTATCTATAACAATAAATCCATGAAGGATTTAGTTAATCAGCTTGATATTGTAGACCGTACAGGTAAAGCTTTTGTCGCTCCTAGTGCCCTTACTCAGCGCCGAAAAAATCTAGGTGAAGCAGCAATGAAAGCAGTCTTTGAGCGAATGACAAGTTCCTGGCTTAAGAGTGCTAATCTTCCTAAATGGAATGGACTAACTCTCTTAGGCGTTGATGGTGTTGTATGGAGAGCACCTGATAACCAGAAAAATGAAGAGGCTTTTTCTCGCCAAAAAGGAACTCAATATCCACAGGTAAGAATGGTTTGCCAAATGGAGCTAAGCAGTCATCTTATTACAGCGAGCGCTTTCGATAATTACAATACAAATGAAATGATATTGGCAGAGAAGTTAATAGATAGTACACCTGACCATAGCGTAACTATGTTCGATAAGGGGTTCTATTCATTAGGATTACTACATAAATGGCAGATGACAGGCTCAGAGCGTCACTGGCTTATTCCCCTTAAAAAAAATACTCAATATGAAATAATTCGATCGCTAGGTCGTAATGACAAACTTGTTATTCTTCGGAGTAACCCAAGAGCAAGAAAACTGTTTTCTAATTTACCTGAAACGATGACTGCTCGTCTCGTGACTCGAAAAATTAAAGGAAAAGATTATCAAGTTCTGACGTCAATGATTGACCCATTACGTTACCCATTGAAAGATATAGTCGGTCTTTATGAGCATCGTTGGGAAATAGAATTGGGTTACCGAGAGCAGAAACAATACATGTTAGGAAATCGCTTAACACTACGAAGCCGTCTGCCTGAATTAGTGAAACAAGAACTATGGGGTATCTTGTTGACTTATAATTTAATTCGCTACCAAATGGTAGAGCTTTGCTTTAATTTAAAAGGAAATTATCTCCCTTATCAATTGAGTTTTAATGGGACACTTGCTCATGTATCTGCATTATTAGTTGGTTTACCATACTCAACGCCAGGAGCGATCCCTCGACAATTAAAAGGCTTCCACCAGATGGCTGAAAGCTTAATACTTGATAGGCGAAGGGAAAGAACATTCCCTCGAATGGTAAAACCAAGACCTCAACGATATGCCAGAAACAAGAATGCCATTCACCCTTAA
- a CDS encoding DUF4212 domain-containing protein: MAFETKEQAQAYWKENLRIMGGLLFVWFAVSFGAGILFVDALDTIQIGGFKLGFWFAQQGSIYTFVALIFIYVVRMNSLDKKYNVQED; the protein is encoded by the coding sequence ATGGCGTTCGAAACAAAAGAACAAGCACAAGCCTATTGGAAGGAAAATCTAAGGATAATGGGTGGACTACTCTTCGTCTGGTTTGCTGTCTCATTTGGTGCAGGCATTTTATTTGTCGATGCTCTGGATACGATTCAAATTGGGGGCTTTAAATTGGGCTTCTGGTTTGCACAACAAGGTTCAATTTATACCTTTGTTGCCCTGATCTTTATCTATGTGGTTCGCATGAACTCACTGGATAAAAAATACAACGTACAAGAAGACTAG
- a CDS encoding sodium:solute symporter family protein → MDIQTWTFILVGITFTLYIGIAIWARAGSTSEFYVAGGGVHPIANGMATAVDWMSAASFISMAGIISFVGYDGTVYLMGWTGGYVLLALCLAPYLRKFGKFTVPDFIGERYYSRTARMVAVFCAIFVSFTYVAGQMRGVGVVFSRFLEVDINVGIIIGMGIVFFYAVLGGMKGITYTQVAQFCVLIFAFLVPAVFTSIMMTDNVFPQLGMGSTVTGSEVYLLDKLDGLTTELGFTPYTDGSKSMVDVFFICAALMVGTAGLPHVIIRFFTVPRVKDARISAGWALLFISFLYTTAPAVAAFARVNMIETINGTDNQGVAAADAPSWYKNWEDTGLVAWEDKNGDGKMFYSGDERNEMDINRDIIVLASPELANLPNWVVALLAAGGLAAALSTAAGLLLVISTSISHDLLKKGFKPDMTDKQELLAARLAAIVAIIGAGYLGINPPGFVAQVVAFSFGLAAASFFPAIILGIFYKKMNKEGAIAGMVSGVVFTTAYIVYFKFINPAASTPDNWWFGISPEGIGTLGMCLNFIVSIAVNKVTAEVPQDVQDLVESIRYPKGAGEAQDH, encoded by the coding sequence ATGGATATCCAAACTTGGACGTTTATATTAGTAGGTATCACTTTCACCCTTTATATCGGTATTGCGATATGGGCAAGAGCAGGATCAACCAGTGAATTCTATGTGGCTGGCGGAGGGGTTCACCCTATTGCTAATGGCATGGCAACCGCCGTTGACTGGATGTCGGCTGCATCATTTATCTCAATGGCAGGTATCATTTCATTTGTTGGTTATGATGGGACTGTTTATTTAATGGGTTGGACTGGCGGTTATGTTTTATTAGCTTTATGTCTTGCGCCTTATTTACGTAAATTTGGTAAGTTTACGGTGCCAGATTTTATTGGCGAACGTTATTACTCACGAACCGCTCGTATGGTTGCGGTGTTCTGTGCCATCTTTGTCTCTTTCACGTATGTGGCAGGACAAATGCGTGGTGTTGGTGTGGTGTTCTCTCGGTTCCTAGAAGTTGATATCAACGTCGGCATCATCATTGGTATGGGTATCGTATTTTTCTATGCGGTATTAGGCGGTATGAAAGGCATCACTTATACGCAGGTAGCTCAATTCTGTGTCCTCATTTTCGCCTTCCTTGTTCCTGCTGTTTTCACCTCAATTATGATGACAGATAACGTTTTCCCTCAACTTGGTATGGGCTCAACCGTTACCGGCTCTGAAGTTTATTTACTGGATAAACTGGATGGATTAACCACTGAACTTGGTTTTACACCATACACTGATGGCTCTAAGAGCATGGTTGATGTGTTCTTTATCTGTGCTGCACTAATGGTTGGTACAGCAGGGCTTCCTCACGTAATTATTCGTTTCTTCACGGTTCCTCGTGTTAAAGATGCACGTATCTCTGCAGGTTGGGCTTTACTGTTTATTTCATTCTTATACACCACTGCACCTGCGGTTGCCGCGTTTGCTCGTGTAAATATGATTGAAACCATTAATGGAACCGACAACCAAGGGGTTGCCGCTGCGGATGCACCGAGTTGGTATAAAAACTGGGAAGACACAGGTCTAGTTGCTTGGGAAGATAAAAATGGCGATGGCAAGATGTTCTATTCTGGTGATGAGCGTAATGAAATGGACATCAACCGAGATATTATTGTTCTAGCATCTCCTGAACTGGCAAACTTACCAAACTGGGTTGTTGCATTGCTAGCAGCCGGTGGTTTAGCGGCGGCATTATCTACGGCGGCAGGTCTGCTACTGGTTATCTCAACCTCTATCTCTCATGATTTATTGAAAAAAGGCTTTAAGCCAGACATGACCGATAAGCAAGAGCTACTCGCAGCCCGCCTTGCTGCCATCGTTGCCATCATTGGTGCTGGTTACTTAGGGATAAACCCGCCGGGCTTTGTCGCACAGGTGGTCGCCTTCTCCTTCGGTTTAGCAGCAGCTTCTTTCTTCCCTGCCATTATCTTAGGTATTTTCTATAAGAAGATGAATAAGGAAGGCGCCATTGCAGGCATGGTTTCTGGTGTGGTGTTCACTACAGCTTATATCGTTTACTTTAAATTCATTAATCCAGCAGCAAGCACACCAGACAACTGGTGGTTTGGTATCAGCCCTGAAGGGATCGGTACGCTAGGTATGTGTCTAAACTTTATTGTTTCGATTGCTGTGAATAAAGTCACCGCTGAAGTACCACAAGATGTTCAAGATCTGGTTGAGTCGATTCGTTATCCTAAAGGTGCCGGTGAAGCTCAGGATCATTAA
- a CDS encoding PAS domain-containing hybrid sensor histidine kinase/response regulator has protein sequence MTQGWIVVPVSLAYLGLLFLIAWYGDRQKGWLSRYRPWIYSLSIAVYCTSWTFYGTVGQATSNPWSFLPIYLAPILVFVFAWRFLARIILIAKREHITSIADFIAARYGKSQGLAGVITVIAVIGILPYIALQLRGITMGLDLVAPNLAQDLGYQDGHISWFVSGALAIFTILFGTRHIDTTEHHRGLMMAVAFESIVKLVAFLSVGGFILYLAYSEPTVDLITVAKDTYQSPNLITLLFHTLLTMAAIICLPRQFHTTVVENEQAQDLRTARWVFPLYLLLMGLFVLPISWAGQGLLSGGVSDSFVISVPLSIGAEHMALLAFVGGTSAASGMVIVSTIALAIMVSNDLVLPLLLRRVRTTSRTFGHFSKLLVTIRRLLIVLLLVGAWGFYQALDSIDSLSVIGLLAFAAIAQFAPALIGGLYWRQGNKKGVYAGLAIGFVLWLITLMSQTQMLAGSAENNFLLWIITPPNWLQNLEVKTSDWGMMLSLSLNAMLFIFVSSVTRASLSERLQAAAFVGAPLPESEDVSVYQTRVTVAELEMLASRFVGRKRARKAFRQFAQQHGDALLPQQQASSQLIRHTERVLAGVFGASSSRLVLTSALQGRNMQLEEVATIVDEASELYDFSRGLLQGAIEHISQGIAVVDKQMKLVAWNQRYLELFTFPAGLIQVGRPIADVIRHNAEQGLCGPGDPEVHVKRRVEHLERGTRHVSSRIRADGQVIEVQGNPMPNGGFVMSFTDITVFRQAEKALKETNESLEFRVHERTKELEKLNQRLVGATQSAEKASHSKTRLLAAVSHDLMQPLNAARLFASSLSEVAKDGETKKISGHIESALGAAEELIGDLLDISRLEAGKLETNVHGFSLHHMLSNLEAEFGALAKQQGIDFSVIHSDVVVESDPKLLRRVLQNFLTNAFRYNPEGKVVLGARRIEGKIRLDVWDSGIGIPEEKQQAIFEEFTRVDQSRADQGLGLGLAIARGISHVLGHTISLRSWVNNGSVFSVTLDRGVVLESDAPTITQKPELPLSSVRVLCVDNEPDILIGMESLLERWGCEVKTATDLMGSLRCLEEGWVPDVIFSDYRLDNDRTGLEVLQQCRLRLGNNFEGVMISADKTEDLLESIKSNGFGFIAKPVKPLKLRSVLNRHTTSAV, from the coding sequence ATGACACAAGGATGGATCGTCGTGCCAGTTTCGCTGGCTTATTTAGGATTGCTATTTTTAATTGCCTGGTATGGTGATCGTCAAAAAGGGTGGTTATCGCGTTATCGCCCGTGGATTTACAGTCTTTCTATTGCGGTTTACTGCACCTCTTGGACCTTTTATGGCACGGTAGGCCAAGCCACTAGCAACCCGTGGTCTTTTCTTCCTATTTATCTTGCCCCCATTCTTGTGTTTGTTTTTGCATGGCGTTTTTTAGCCCGAATTATTCTGATTGCAAAGCGAGAGCACATTACGTCCATTGCTGATTTTATTGCGGCTCGTTACGGTAAATCTCAAGGTTTAGCCGGTGTGATTACGGTCATTGCGGTGATTGGTATTCTTCCTTATATTGCGTTGCAATTACGAGGGATCACCATGGGGCTCGATCTTGTTGCTCCTAATTTAGCTCAGGATTTAGGTTATCAAGATGGCCACATTTCTTGGTTTGTCAGTGGTGCATTAGCGATTTTTACTATTCTATTTGGTACTCGACATATAGATACCACTGAACATCATCGTGGATTGATGATGGCAGTGGCCTTTGAATCCATTGTTAAGCTTGTTGCCTTTCTTTCGGTTGGTGGGTTCATTTTATATTTGGCGTATTCAGAGCCAACGGTCGATCTGATTACCGTAGCAAAAGACACCTATCAATCGCCTAATCTAATTACCTTATTGTTTCATACGTTATTAACGATGGCGGCGATAATTTGTTTGCCTCGTCAGTTCCACACAACAGTGGTGGAGAATGAACAAGCGCAAGACTTAAGAACTGCACGCTGGGTCTTTCCTCTTTATTTATTATTGATGGGATTATTTGTCTTACCTATCTCATGGGCAGGACAGGGATTGCTCTCTGGTGGCGTTAGTGACTCTTTTGTCATTAGCGTGCCATTGTCTATTGGCGCTGAACACATGGCATTACTTGCTTTTGTTGGAGGGACTTCAGCGGCGAGTGGGATGGTGATCGTCTCGACCATTGCACTTGCGATTATGGTTTCGAATGATTTAGTCTTGCCTTTACTCTTACGTAGAGTAAGAACCACGTCTCGAACCTTTGGGCATTTTTCTAAATTATTAGTGACGATTCGTCGGTTATTGATAGTTCTATTATTAGTTGGCGCATGGGGTTTTTATCAAGCGTTGGATTCAATCGATTCTCTTTCTGTTATTGGGTTATTGGCGTTTGCTGCAATCGCGCAATTTGCACCAGCACTTATTGGTGGTTTGTATTGGCGACAAGGAAATAAAAAAGGAGTCTATGCGGGTTTGGCGATTGGCTTTGTGCTGTGGTTAATCACGCTGATGAGTCAGACGCAAATGTTAGCGGGCAGTGCTGAGAATAATTTTTTATTGTGGATCATTACTCCGCCTAATTGGCTGCAAAATCTGGAAGTTAAAACGTCCGATTGGGGAATGATGTTGAGCTTAAGTTTGAATGCCATGTTGTTCATTTTTGTTTCTTCTGTTACTCGAGCGTCGTTAAGTGAGCGTTTACAAGCCGCGGCTTTTGTTGGTGCTCCCTTGCCTGAAAGTGAGGATGTAAGCGTATACCAAACTCGCGTGACAGTGGCTGAACTTGAAATGTTAGCGTCCCGTTTTGTCGGGCGAAAAAGAGCAAGAAAAGCATTTCGTCAGTTTGCTCAGCAGCATGGTGATGCGTTACTTCCACAGCAACAAGCCAGCTCTCAATTGATTCGTCATACAGAGAGAGTGCTCGCCGGAGTATTTGGTGCCTCTTCTTCTCGCTTGGTACTGACGTCTGCTTTGCAGGGACGAAATATGCAACTTGAAGAGGTCGCAACCATTGTTGATGAGGCTTCTGAACTTTATGATTTTAGTCGTGGGTTATTGCAAGGAGCGATCGAACACATAAGCCAAGGCATTGCTGTGGTTGATAAGCAGATGAAGCTAGTGGCATGGAATCAACGCTATTTAGAGTTATTTACGTTTCCAGCAGGACTTATTCAAGTCGGGCGTCCGATAGCGGATGTTATCCGACATAATGCAGAACAAGGGCTTTGTGGGCCGGGTGATCCTGAAGTGCATGTTAAGCGACGAGTTGAGCATTTAGAGCGAGGCACTCGACACGTTTCTTCTCGAATTCGAGCAGATGGACAGGTTATTGAAGTGCAAGGTAACCCGATGCCAAACGGTGGTTTTGTGATGAGCTTTACCGACATCACGGTATTTAGACAGGCAGAAAAAGCCCTAAAAGAAACCAATGAAAGCCTAGAATTTCGAGTGCATGAACGAACCAAAGAATTAGAAAAATTGAATCAGAGATTGGTGGGCGCTACCCAAAGTGCAGAAAAAGCCTCGCACTCAAAAACACGATTATTAGCGGCGGTGAGTCATGATTTAATGCAGCCCTTGAATGCCGCTCGCTTGTTTGCGTCTTCATTAAGCGAAGTCGCTAAAGACGGTGAGACAAAGAAAATATCAGGGCATATTGAAAGTGCATTAGGGGCGGCAGAAGAGTTAATCGGCGATTTATTGGATATTTCTCGTTTAGAAGCGGGTAAGTTAGAAACCAATGTTCACGGTTTTTCACTCCACCATATGCTCTCTAATTTAGAAGCCGAATTTGGTGCGTTAGCAAAACAACAAGGCATCGATTTTTCAGTGATTCATTCTGATGTGGTGGTGGAATCCGATCCGAAATTATTACGTCGAGTATTACAGAACTTCTTAACCAACGCCTTTCGATATAACCCCGAAGGCAAAGTGGTACTGGGTGCGAGAAGAATCGAAGGTAAAATTCGTCTGGATGTATGGGACAGTGGTATTGGTATTCCAGAAGAAAAACAACAAGCCATTTTTGAAGAGTTTACTCGTGTCGATCAAAGCAGAGCTGATCAAGGATTAGGATTAGGGTTAGCGATTGCGAGAGGGATCTCTCATGTGCTCGGGCATACTATTTCTCTGCGTTCATGGGTGAATAACGGCTCTGTATTTTCTGTCACATTGGATCGTGGTGTGGTGCTTGAAAGCGATGCGCCTACCATAACCCAAAAGCCTGAATTGCCATTAAGTTCGGTTCGTGTGTTGTGTGTGGATAATGAACCCGATATTTTGATTGGTATGGAATCGCTACTTGAACGTTGGGGTTGTGAAGTCAAAACGGCGACGGATTTGATGGGCAGTTTACGTTGCTTAGAAGAGGGTTGGGTACCCGATGTCATCTTCTCAGATTACCGATTGGATAACGACCGAACCGGCTTAGAAGTATTACAACAATGCCGCTTACGTTTAGGAAATAACTTTGAAGGGGTAATGATCAGTGCAGATAAAACTGAGGATTTACTAGAAAGTATTAAAAGTAATGGTTTTGGTTTTATTGCAAAGCCAGTCAAACCGTTAAAATTAAGGTCTGTGTTAAATCGCCATACTACCTCAGCGGTTTAG
- a CDS encoding 3-phenylpropionate MFS transporter, with amino-acid sequence MVRVSPFAWISQYFGGFFFAYGVYLPFWALWFADQGVSAGDIGVLIGLGFATRCVANLVITPRLHKVEYLIPALRALTFASLIALGLFLINGGNFWWMAFVTVLFNLSCGPAIPLSDAMTNYYAKNKLLDYGRTRLWGSVSFIAGSTVVGYLVSGFGTDMIVYTAIAGILAALFLVMRNPNPMPVSVSEEDQTHPKLLALLREAPVLKFIILVSLIQGSHAAYYSFSSIYWKASGYEESTIGYLWSLGVVAEVLVFAFSRQLFAGWKVSTLFKVAAVGVMIRWGLTAATTELSALILVQALHGVTFAMAHLAAIQYIQKFPQNKMIPLQALYNAIPLGAFIALMTTLSGWGYEVWGAHIFWGMAVMGAFALMIKLDKVKDK; translated from the coding sequence ATGGTACGCGTTTCTCCCTTTGCTTGGATCTCTCAATATTTTGGAGGGTTCTTTTTTGCCTATGGTGTGTATTTGCCTTTTTGGGCGCTGTGGTTTGCCGACCAAGGGGTATCAGCAGGAGATATTGGTGTTTTAATTGGTTTGGGATTTGCGACGCGTTGTGTGGCGAACTTAGTGATCACTCCTCGCTTACATAAAGTTGAATATTTAATTCCGGCCCTGCGTGCATTAACGTTTGCCTCCTTGATTGCACTTGGGTTGTTTCTTATTAATGGCGGCAACTTCTGGTGGATGGCATTTGTCACCGTGTTGTTTAATTTGTCCTGTGGTCCGGCGATTCCTCTCTCCGATGCAATGACGAATTATTATGCGAAAAATAAATTATTAGATTATGGTCGAACTCGTTTATGGGGTTCAGTCAGCTTTATTGCCGGCTCAACGGTCGTGGGTTACCTAGTGTCAGGCTTTGGCACCGACATGATTGTGTACACTGCGATTGCTGGTATTTTAGCGGCATTATTCTTAGTGATGCGTAATCCAAATCCAATGCCAGTGTCAGTCTCGGAAGAAGACCAAACTCACCCTAAACTATTGGCCTTACTTCGTGAAGCTCCGGTATTAAAATTTATTATTTTGGTGTCGTTAATTCAAGGTAGCCATGCCGCGTATTACAGTTTCAGCTCTATTTATTGGAAAGCGTCAGGCTATGAAGAAAGTACCATTGGTTATTTGTGGAGCTTAGGTGTCGTCGCTGAAGTGTTGGTGTTTGCTTTTAGTAGACAATTGTTCGCGGGATGGAAAGTCTCGACTTTATTTAAAGTGGCAGCCGTTGGTGTCATGATCCGCTGGGGATTAACGGCGGCAACGACAGAGTTATCGGCATTAATATTAGTTCAAGCACTGCATGGTGTGACCTTTGCGATGGCACATTTGGCCGCCATTCAATACATTCAAAAATTCCCTCAAAACAAAATGATCCCACTACAAGCCTTATATAATGCGATTCCGCTTGGTGCCTTTATTGCCTTAATGACAACATTAAGTGGTTGGGGTTATGAAGTGTGGGGAGCGCATATTTTCTGGGGTATGGCAGTGATGGGTGCCTTTGCCTTAATGATTAAGCTGGATAAAGTAAAAGATAAATAG